Below is a genomic region from Henckelia pumila isolate YLH828 chromosome 3, ASM3356847v2, whole genome shotgun sequence.
aatttttttttttttggcataagaaaatataatatttttgttaatttttccAGGTGATCAACCATGGAATCCCTGTAAGCCTGATGGACGAAACGATGCGCGTATGCCAGGAGTTTTTCGGTACGTCACCGGAGTACAAATCCGGCTTCTATTCTACTGACATGAAAAGAAAATGTAGAATCTATTCCAGCTCCATGGATTATGACAAAGAAGATTTTCATTACTGGAGGGATAATTTTACCCACCATTGTCATCCTGTCGAAGATCACATCGGACTGTGGCCAGAAAACCCGACCAGATACCGGTATATATAAAtagtgtttggaagagcttCTAGAAAGTACTTCTCagcttttctttcacaaaaattcaaaattttgttgaGAAAAAACTATAACGTGTTTCctaaaagctctcccaaacactaccatagtccatacatatatatgaatATTGATGGATCCTTATTCATCATATTGGTTCCATATTTCCATTCACTAACTATTTGTTTGGTTAATTGGTTTACCAGGGAAGTTGTGGGCAAATATTCATTAGAGGGGAGGAAGTTTTTGTTTCGGATATTGGATCTTATTGGTGAAGGATTCGGGCTTAAACCCGGATATTTTGATGGAGAATTGAGTAATACTCAGTTACTGTCGATTAATCACCATGTTCCATGCCCGGATCCGAGTTTAACCGTCGGAATGCCCGAACACCGTGACCCGAATCTCATAAGTATGCTTCAGCAGTGTTCAGTTCCAGGGCTTCAAGTTTTTTTCCAGGGGCAATGGATGAATATAGAGCCAATGGAAAATGCGTTTTTTGTTATTCCTGGAATGCAACTTAAGGTATACTATTATTATATATTCTTtccaaattattatttttttttggaaaaacttttttttggttgcgtatatttgtcactttgcgatttcggtcatctatgtttttatattttagttttaatatgctatctttgtttttttttttttggcaattttagtcttttttctgataaattttagtcatttttctgaTGTGTCACCAATGCAGTATTAATGTGGAGCTGACATGTATAGTGCCACGtaataattttcgaaataaatgactaaaattgccgaACATACAAGACTGAAACTGAATTATGAAAACAGGAAGGACCGAAATTACAAAGTAACAAATATACATAACCAAAACTGtgattttcttttttctttttaatgaAAAGAATTCCCTAGATTAAAACCATTTTGTAAAACTCAGTTTTTGTAAATTATATCTACAGGCTATCACTAATGGAAAATTTTCCAGCCCGATCCACCGGGTGGTGACACACTCGGAACGGGCTAGGACGACGATTGGTACTTTCTTGATTCCGTCCATGGACATAGTCGTGAAGCCTGCGGAGGATTGTGCTGTAATGTCTCCTGTTTATAGAGGTTTCACATACAAAGAGTTTTTCAGTGCCTATACAGAAAATAAACGCGACTGGGAAGTTACTTTGGAAAGTTTCAAAGTTaagaataattaatatttaatatggaTATTGGTGAATTTGTAATATGTTTGAGAGTTCGTTGCATTAATTGGAGTCAAATTGtgtggaaaaaataaaatatgaagcTTGTAAAATTTGGTGTGTACCTGTCGTTGAGTGTGTTTGAATTTGTATATTGTTTGTTTATAAATTTGTAAGTAGATTGCAAACAAATCTTCTTTACCCCACTTAGATTTGATGTCTGCCCACCAATAAAGTCGTGATTAATGGTGATTTCATCGACCcactaattatttaattgtacCAACTAAAATTGTATTTTGGTACCCTTCCCTTTTCTTGATcagtttaaatataaaaatgtttgatttaaaaatatttattgttcAGATTTTAATCAAAGTGAATGCACCGTTTGatttgagtgataggataagtaatccattgataagtaatataat
It encodes:
- the LOC140892638 gene encoding hyoscyamine 6-dioxygenase-like — protein: MEVLMSNWSTKTAQYLPENYVFPPGKRPGKLDFPVCENIPVIDLEKAKSQQILNACQEFGFFQVINHGIPVSLMDETMRVCQEFFGTSPEYKSGFYSTDMKRKCRIYSSSMDYDKEDFHYWRDNFTHHCHPVEDHIGLWPENPTRYREVVGKYSLEGRKFLFRILDLIGEGFGLKPGYFDGELSNTQLLSINHHVPCPDPSLTVGMPEHRDPNLISMLQQCSVPGLQVFFQGQWMNIEPMENAFFVIPGMQLKAITNGKFSSPIHRVVTHSERARTTIGTFLIPSMDIVVKPAEDCAVMSPVYRGFTYKEFFSAYTENKRDWEVTLESFKVKNN